In a single window of the Rhodamnia argentea isolate NSW1041297 chromosome 2, ASM2092103v1, whole genome shotgun sequence genome:
- the LOC115739580 gene encoding MADS-box protein JOINTLESS-like codes for MARGKIKIKKIDKLTARQVTFSKRRRGLVKKARELSVLCDADVSLVIFSATGKLYDFSSSSMEDTLTRYYGLHSNKVEKPVQPCLTLEVKNTDSEMLRKEVHDEASKLRQMKGEDLEGLNVEELEQLEKKLEAGLSRLIKTEEERALNEINKLQRKKAQLIKENKQLKQEIKMILRQEKSVTVNLQPTRGRLAAFPTAAISSPPLDDDSPNPSS; via the exons ATGGCGAGAGggaagataaagataaagaagaTAGACAAGTTGACGGCGAGACAGGTGACCTTCTCGAAGAGGAGAAGAGGGCTGGTCAAGAAGGCTCGGGAGCTCTCCGTTCTGTGCGACGCTGATGTGTCCCTCGTCATCTTCTCAGCCACTGGCAAGCTCTATGATTTCTCCAGCTCC AGTATGGAGGATACACTAACGAGGTATTATGGTCTTCACTCCAATAAAGTTGAGAAGCCGGTCCAACCATGTCTTACACTGGAGGTGA AGAACACCGACAGCGAAATGTTGCGCAAGGAAGTGCATGATGAGGCTTCTAAACTGAG GCAGATGAAGGGAGAGGATCTGGAGGGATTGAATGTGGAGGAATTGGAGCAACTAGAGAAGAAACTCGAGGCGGGACTGAGCCGCTTGATCAAGACTGAG GAAGAGCGAGCTTTGAATGAGATCAACAAACTGCAGAGAAAG AAAGCACAGTTGATAAAAGAGAACAAGCAACTGAAACAGGAA ATAAAGATGATTCTACGTCAAGAGAAATCGGTAACTGTGAACTTGCAGCCGACCCGGGGCCGGTTAGCGGCGTTTCCGACTGCAGCAATATCATCTCCACCTCTGGATGATGACAGCCCAAATCCTTCAAGTTAG
- the LOC115739476 gene encoding transcription factor bHLH30-like, with amino-acid sequence MRKPSTGAGRSHKEAERRRRQRINAHLSTLRSLLPSTSKMDKASLLAQVVHRVKKLRRQVADMARRDGPVCSGLEPPWPLPGESDETSLSRCSGGEEGLVEATVCCDDRPSLNRDLGRAIRAFGARVVRAEMATLAGRTRFYLRIKWAGRDCEFGGLKWALRAVVENQASNSSSDRVAVRDKRTWAYSSVDTGG; translated from the exons ATGAGGAAACCATCGACGGGCGCGGGCCGGAGCCACAAGGAGGCGGAGAGGAGGCGCAGGCAGCGAATCAACGCCCACCTCTCCACCCTCCGCTCTCTCCTCCCCTCAACCTCCAAA ATGGACAAGGCGTCCTTGCTTGCCCAAGTGGTCCACCGAGTGAAGAAGCTGAGGCGGCAGGTCGCCGACATGGCACGCCGAGATGGGCCTGTGTGCTCGGGCCTGGAGCCTCCGTGGCCGCTTCCCGGCGAGTCGGACGAGACGAGTCTGAGTCGCTGCAGCGGCGGCGAGGAAGGCCTGGTGGAAGCGACGGTGTGCTGCGACGACAGGCCGAGCTTGAACAGGGACTTGGGCCGGGCTATTCGGGCTTTCGGAGCCAGGGTGGTTCGAGCCGAGATGGCGACGTTGGCCGGGCGCACCCGGTTCTATTTGCGGATCAAGTGGGCTGGGAGGGACTGTGAATTTGGTGGGTTGAAATGGGCTTTGAGGGCGGTTGTGGAGAATCAGGCTTCAAATTCTAGTTCGGACCGAGTAGCGGTAAGGGATAAAAGGACTTGGGCTTATAGTTCGGTTGACACTGGGGGTTAA
- the LOC115739526 gene encoding uncharacterized protein At5g64816: MVEVWWPLLGAVIPAIVSGQAWRIRKRRAEEQRLKSVRGREKSSEEIFVCERVCTSKRMLKKVGSFSKDPTPDTCVTVCGVSQLDACADACARTVCVNQHQVPNWNDICLRRCQSECLRLSNSSDAS; encoded by the coding sequence ATGGTGGAAGTGTGGTGGCCTTTGCTTGGAGCGGTGATACCTGCCATTGTCAGTGGGCAAGCTTGGAGGATAAGGAAAAGGCGAGCCGAGGAACAGAGGTTGAAGAGCGTTAGAGGGCGAGAGAAGAGCTCCGAAGAGATATTTGTCTGTGAGAGGGTCTGCACTTCAAAGAGGATGCTGAAGAAGGTCGGCTCATTTTCCAAAGACCCAACTCCCGATACTTGTGTCACTGTTTGTGGTGTATCCCAGCTCGATGCTTGTGCGGATGCATGTGCAAGAACCGTCTGTGTTAATCAACACCAAGTGCCCAATTGGAACGATATTTGTCTTAGGAGGTGCCAGAGCGAGTGCCTGAGGCTCTCTAATTCCTCTGATGCATCGTAG
- the LOC115739525 gene encoding uncharacterized protein LOC115739525: MKKNHLSSTRSSVAGNSGKEGTSTQLKGEVLPGSLIWVRLNGDSWWPAQVVDGDSVSESNKPSNRLAGEVLVRLYGSYKYLYADPLKCQYEFESVLKQDNGSYHHVFVKALERELPSSTSATSKKRGHKHTERRSNGASKDKKSNHVTEDRTHNLEDRKSGDADTEGYIDLSAKRPGGHRVDTIAERSKTKLGSQRAEGANLKAPHCGKTHRKERLSSNQDPSNSETFQKDGLPTTPRTVEAGDIGISGRERIVKCLEQKNGSIENPKIRGPNQDGVKKNHESSTDNASVSARRKNLKLEQNSVSSRIKLYGRSAAKQAKLRIAGQLDPKVKPKAVVKSIQSKVETKSLKHHEVKNEQKQKSICQHEQQGCGEVDQHDSMPRGLKRKGRIMDHDKECKTLKQEEYQKNCKPSSVRVDEDSTNKSPLLDRSVKKLNANKRKTEQDNVQKDLKPNIKYAKEETKMQAAKQVELVKKQKPASAIKKKSQAPSPSSTERAQVVCTRRLRVMRSLGLISPAGSPYQKGEHHCLSC; this comes from the exons atgaagaaaaatcatctttcaaGTACTAGATCTTCAGTTGCCGGGAATAGTGGTAAGGAAGGTACATCTACTCAATTAAAAGGGGAAGTTTTGCCAGGGAGCTTGATTTGGGTCAGGCTGAATGGTGATTCCTGGTGGCCAGCACAG GTTGTTGATGGTGACAGTGTGAGTGAGAGCAATAAACCTAGTAATAGGTTGGCGGGTGAAGTTCTTGTACGGTTGTATGGGAGCTACAAATA TTTGTATGCGGATCCTCTTAAATGCCAATATGAGTTTGAAAGT GTGCTCAAACAGGATAATGGGAGCTATCATCATGTATTTGTGAAAGCTCTTGAGAGG GAACTTCCTAGCTCAACATCTGCCACATCGAAGAAACGGGGACACAAACATACAG AGAGAAGAAGTAATGGTGCTTCCAaggataaaaaatcaaatcatgttACGGAGGATAGAACTCACAATCTAGAAGACAGGAAATCA GGAGATGCTGATACAGAAGGTTATATAGACTTAAGTGCGAAGAGGCCTGGAGGACATAGAGTTGATACAATAGCTGAGAGATCTAAGACGAAGTTG GGTTCTCAAAGAGCTGAAGGAGCAAACTTGAAAGCCCCTCATTGTGGTAAGACACACAGAAAAGAAAGGCTAAGCAGCAATCAAGATCCATCAAATAGtgaaacttttcaaaaagatgGTCTGCCAACAACACCAAGAACTGTAGAGGCAGGAGATATTGGCATTTctgggagagagagaattgtaAAGTGTCTAGAGCAAAAGAATGGGAGCATTGAGAATCCGAAGATCAGAGGTCCCAATCAAGATGGGGTCAAGAAAAATCACGAATCAAGCACAGACAATGCTTCTGTTTCAGCAAGGAGGAAGAATTTAAAATTGGAACAAAATAGTGTGTCAAGCAGAATCAAGCTGTATGGACGAAGTGCAGCAAAACAAGCAAAACTAAGGATTGCAGGACAGCTCGATCCAAAGGTAAAGCCCAAGGCCGTTGTCAAAAGTATCCAGTCGAAAGTGGAAACCAAATCCTTGAAGCATCATGAGGTGAAGAATGAACAGAAGCAGAAGAGCATTTGCCAGCATGAGCAACAAGGCTGTGGTGAAGTTGATCAACATGATAGCATGCCCCGAGGGTTAAAGAGGAAAGGCCGAATCATGGATCATGATAAAGAATGCAAAACTTTGAAGCAGGAGGAGTACCAAAAAAACTGCAAGCCAAGTAGTGTAAGGGTCGATGAGGATTCAACCAATAAATCTCCTTTGCTAGACAGGTCTGTGAAGAAGCTGAatgcaaacaaaagaaaaactgagCAAGATAATGTGCAAAAGGACCTCAAGCCAAATATAAAATACGCCAAGGAGGAAACAAAGATGCAAGCTGCAAAACAAGTTGAGTTGGTGAAAAAACAGAAGCCAGCGAGTGCAA taaaaaagaaatctcAGGCACCTTCTCCCAGTTCAACTGAAAGAGCTCAAGTAGTTTGCACGCGGCGATTGCGAGTAATGAGAAGTCTTGGTTTGATCAGTCCTGCAGGGTCACCATATCAAAAGGGAGAACACCATTGTCTTAGTTGTTGA
- the LOC115739475 gene encoding AT-hook motif nuclear-localized protein 28-like, which yields MKGEYLESPSDHPGAATPPTLFAKLHHPFSLHHFRPSPPSPDNPSPSPKAKPPGDPASGDGSTIEVVRRRRGRPPGSKNKPKPPLIITRDPEPSLSPYILEVPCGSDVVASLHSFCRRRSLSLSVLSASGSVSDFTLRQPPSSPGPGATLTFRGLFDILSISATVFPRSPPASSGAAAAAPIAFSISLAGPQGQIVGGSVAGPLVAAGPVFVVAASFNSPTFHRLTDAEEEAENARRATSEAGSGGGEGQSPQMTSGGDSGPGHQRQAEPVYGRHMSSDAIWAPAPRQPPPPPPPYN from the coding sequence ATGAAAGGGGAGTACCTCGAATCCCCCTCCGACCACCCTGGAGCAGCCACCCCGCCGACCCTCTTCGCCAAGCTCCACCACCCCTTCTCTCTCCATCACTTCCGCccctctcctccctcccccGACAACCCCAGCCCCAGTCCCAAGGCCAAGCCCCCCGGCGATCCCGCCTCCGGCGACGGCTCCACCATCGAGGTCGTCCGTCGCCGCCGCGGCCGCCCCCCCGGGTCCAAGAACAAGCCCAAGCCCCCCCTCATCATTACCCGCGACCCCGAGCCCTCCCTTAGCCCCTACATCCTCGAGGTCCCCTGCGGCTCCGACGTCGTCGCCTCCCTCCACAGCTTCTGCCGCCGGcgctccctctccctctccgtcCTCTCCGCCTCTGGCTCCGTCTCCGACTTCACCCTCCGCCAGCCCCCCTCCTCCCCAGGGCCCGGCGCCACCCTCACCTTCCGCGGCCTCTTCGACATCCTCTCCATCTCCGCTACCGTCTTCCCCCGCTCCCCGCCCGCCTCGTCCGgtgccgccgccgctgcccccATCGCCTTCTCCATCTCCCTCGCCGGCCCCCAGGGCCAGATCGTCGGTGGATCCGTCGCGGGCCCGCTCGTCGCTGCCGGGCCGGTCTTCGTCGTCGCGGCGTCGTTCAACAGCCCGACGTTCCACAGGCTGACGGACGCCGAGGAGGAGGCCGAGAACGCGCGGAGGGCGACGTCTGAAGCGGGGAGCGGCGGTGGGGAGGGGCAGTCTCCTCAGATGACGAGTGGAGGAGATAGCGGGCCGGGGCATCAGCGGCAGGCGGAGCCGGTGTATGGTCGCCATATGTCATCGGATGCGATATGGGCTCCTGCTCCGAGGCAacctccaccgccaccgccaccttATAATTGA